In Helianthus annuus cultivar XRQ/B chromosome 3, HanXRQr2.0-SUNRISE, whole genome shotgun sequence, a single window of DNA contains:
- the LOC110928447 gene encoding mediator-associated protein 2, with product MADAAEFQEDSRASILDLNSTDSTELWLIQWPKDQVPDFDGQRISLDLHHDDGQLGTFEAKSGKSYDVVSFAAQEPKATVFLTSSADSKILGKITRRVSFAHYMEPSEVPKDDTKRLKQLYERSSATSLTNSTYNNFATPSKCTRPGQSSGRASTHSSGRKSSLSEEKVRHKPSRSGQSSDHSEEKKAKKKKKLVA from the exons ATGGCTGATGCTGCTGAATTTCAAGAGGATTCAAGAGCATCTATACTTGATCTAAATTCCACAGATTCTACTGAGCTGTGGCTCATACAATGGCCTAAAGATCAA GTTCCTGATTTTGATGGGCAACGAATCTCGTTGGATCTTCATCATGATGATGGGCAGTTGGGTACTTTTGAAGCTAAATCAG GAAAATCGTATGATGTTGTTAGCTTTGCAGCACAGGAGCCAAAAGCCACAGTGTTTCTCACTTCTTCAGCAGATTCAAAAATCC TTGGTAAGATTACAAGGCGAGTTTCCTTTGCTCATTATATGGAGCCTAGTGAAGTGCCAAAAGATGACACCAAGAGGCTAAAACAGCTCTATGAAAGGTCTTCTGCAACATCATTGACTAATTCTACTTATAATAATTTTGCAACCCCTTCAAAGTGTACAAGACCAGGCCAGTCAAGTGGCCGGGCCTCTACTCATAGCAGCGGGCGTAAAAGTTCTTTATCTGAAGAAAAGGTGCGACACAAGCCTAGCAGGTCTGGTCAGAGCTCGGACCATtctgaagaaaagaaagcaaagaagaaaaagaaacttGTGGCTTGA